The window AGTCACAAATCCACTGGCGACTGCTGCACGTAAACAAAGTAGTAGTGTATATGAACCGGATTACCTGGAGGTAAACTAATCTTAACACCTATTTTTGTCCATTTTAACAATGATTTCCGTTTGAAACAGTCTCTTAAGCCAAAATTCCCGCAATATGAGAGCCTAAATGTCCAAATCAAAGGCTATGACTACCCACTACTCGAAAGCTATCAGCGTTTCCTACACGGTTTGGCCGAATATCTTGACTTGGATGTCTCCGATTGTTATGCCCTGCCGCCACAGCATACGCAAATCCAACGCCTGCGTCCCAATTCTACAGTGATTGAAGCGGAATACAAACTGACCACCTATGAGCGTAGTCTTCAGTTGAGTAATGTTGATGCTCCAGTTTATCCGCAATTTCTGAGGATAGCTCAAGCCGCTCTGCCTGAGGGTGTTCAACTAAGTGTCCACGAGCACACCGATGATTTTGAAGAGCGTCGTTATGTGCCCGACAAGGATCTGCTTGATCTCAAGGCAGAACTGGATCGCATGGGTGGtcccacaacaacaaagaaaaaataaaaaggcaatttgttgttttttttttttttttttgcaaattttggcaaaaaccaaaaaaaaaatatattaatttaatgCTATGATTTGTGTAAATAAATttagagaaagaaaaacaaactttcCTAGTTAAAGCTTTGCCGCCTGCTGCCGGGCGTCAGCGGCAATGGAAGACAAGGATTCATTTATAAGGAATTGCACTATGTCGCTCTCAAACGACACCGAAATGTACCACCTTGATGGAAGACGAGGTGGAGGCAGAATTTTTGCTATTACTGAGCTTTGGCTTTGTCTCCTCCTCGCGTCGACGTGTCGGCGGTTTCATGACATCTAAAAATGGtcaaaattttaatagaaataTCTTTGAAAAGATCTTTCATTTTCAACTCACTTGTTTGGATGGGATTAAAGTCCTTTAGATACTCATCATTTGGATGACATAGTGGCAAACTGTCGGCTAATTCCTTCTTGGGATTCGTCAAATGACGTGCCGTAGGACGTGAATAACCATTTCTTTTCGGTGGCAAAGGTTTCTCCTTGCGAGGAATCTCCTAGaagtaaaaaccaaaaattctTTATACGAAATGTTAATAGCTTGGGGTGGGGTAAAACCTACAGGAACCACAGCCACTTGTATGGTATCTGAGAACTTGACTTTGTTCTTCTCCACTGTCGAGGGTTTTGATGTTCCCGCTGTGGGCGTGGCATCGCCATTGACTGTCGCTGCTGTTGTGCTTACAGCTGCATTCGATAAAATCGAGGCAGTTGGCTTCTTAAGCAGCAAACGCTTCTGATACTCTTCACTTGTTACAGTGGGCAACATGGCGGGTATATTACCAGATACCAAAGGATGTTGATAGAATTTCGGTTGATATGTGGCAGCTGGGGGCAGTGGCAGGGACGGTGGGGCAGCTGAAGTGGCTGCTAATGGTGTAAATGGTGCAGGACGTGGCGGTGGGCTGCTGGTGATAGTCGTTGGCAAGCCAACTGTTTGATCGGGCACATCCTGTGACCAGACATTACCTAGAAAAACCCATTTGAGTTAAATATTATGTctcttttgtttaatttcacTTACCATTTGCTTGAGGATTCTTCATTGTGTGACGACTTAAAGTCATGGAGGATGCAGCACTCATTTTGGGCAATGGCGGTCTTAATTCCGGTttgggtatattaattttaatcattTCTGCATTGAATATTTTCGATTTAAATGAGGGCAAAGGTGGCACATAGTTTTTAAGggtttgttgctgctgctgctgttgttgccccTGAACCGAACATGTGGACTGAGAGCAAGCGGATTCGGAGCGTAGATCACAGGTTAGGCTTAAATTGCCATTGGCCCGATCTTCTTCATGTATAATGGCAGCTGCCTGACTGAATGAAGCCTGTGAAAATTCACCCAAACTTGTTATGCATTTGGTTAGATTATATAGATCCATAAATAGATCATAATCGGCTATATCATGGGCAATTTCAAAGGCCTCAGCAAACAAGTTTTTACtgcaaaaatcaagaaatgacaaattaaatacgatttaaatagtttaagtTTCTATTAATCACTCACCGTAGtagaaaaaagcaaaaacgtCTTTTCAAATCATAAACCTGATCGCTAAACTCATCCTTAGTATCCTCGGATAGGGTATGGGCAAAGGTTTTCAATGCCCTTACCAAGAGTTCTATACGCGGTCGCCTCTGATCGCCGCCAAAGAATATATAATTTGCGATCTTATGCAACGTTATGAGACACATGGCCCCATAGGTCTCCCAGTTGAGGGAGACCAAGACATTTACAGCCCTTTCGGGTTGCTGTATACGCAAATATTTATCGGCTATAACATCGGCCGTTAGCCCTGAATTATGTATATCTCCTCGCATGCCAGCACCGCCGAATACACGCACACAGCCCAAAGGACCATGCTCATAGAGCAACAGCAAGAGGCAATCGGTCTGGGCATATGTGTGATTAAATCCGGCCAAATCTGGTTTACGACTAAAAGCTATACTCATTAACATGGGCTGGCAGGCAAAATAATGCGACAGATCCAATAGACTCAGCGGCGTCACATTCTCGCTGATCAATTGCTGACCAATCGGGGCCAAGGCCAGATCAAAGCATTGCAGGACAGATCTCTCATTGGCCACACACAACATGGCCGAATCACAATGCCAGGCACACTGATTGGGCACAATCTCAATTTGATTCGAATACTTTGTCGTCTGTTGCACCAGATCGTGCAGACATATATTCCGATCCACGCAACCCAGAAACAGTTTCTCCTGATCCGGACTAAAGGCAAAACTGCAAATTTGTGTGCCCATGGGTATCGAGGTGATTGCCGTGCGTTGCATTTTCCCCGTGGCCAGCTCATAGGAACATATCTCGGCACTAATATCACCCTTGCGGGATACCTTCTGTTCCAGAGTGATTATCTGGCTCTCACTGCTACGCAAAAAGTCCACACACAAAGGATCATTCTCGGACCAACAATAGGCAATCGATTCCAATTGTAAACTGCAAAATATAAGTAAGGGAAGTAATattaatttaacatttttatgtgcagtacatataaaatttttaactctaaaaataaaacccatTACAATAGTAATATAAAAAGTTGGACAAGttaagaattttttaaaatatttaaaaaagcCTTAAACACTTGTCCAAAATAAACATTCAAAgtaaaatatggaaaaattaaaaacgttcaaataaaatatggaaaattgaatttctttttaGGTATATTCAACCAAAAATTAGCAAGATCTGTAAATGTAATAGCATGTTCTATTTTCATTAGcattattattaaaaactgcactaaagtttttaaaattggGGAAAAACATAagataaatataaaaaactgtttaaaaacaatatggaaagtaaacaaaaaatttcgataaagaataaaaaataagcaaaatttaaagaaaatttaaaaaagccagaagaaatgccaaaaatattaaaaaaaaaaattagaaaaaatgtggcaatttaattacatttgAAACAATTGTAACATTGTAAAATACCTTAATTTTTTGCttgaattttacatttttttacaaatttttttgtaaaattttatatctttctatttttttttacattgtaGAATTTTTTTAGTTAGTTGTTTAGTGTTGAATGGAATTTCTAAACTTGTATACGattttaaagtttaattaaGTCGTTTTTAATCATAATgccaattaaaattttcaatttttttataattattctAGGTCAAACGAAAATTTTGCATTCGAGAGTActctaaaaataataatgtgaGAAAAGATTATGTACTTAATAAATTGCATTGGTAATGAAAAAGTAATTGATAAAGCTTGAAATACCCAATACTCTGATATGGATTCAGACTAACCCTTTGATCTTGAAGACATGTATATTGGCACGATCCTGATCCCGTACGGTTGGTCGCCAGGGATAGACTTCATTTTGTGAGGATTGTGTCCAAACAACGAACAAATCATAGCTGCCATTTACGGTTAAATGGCGTGCCAATTTCCTTTCTGTGGCGCCCGGTATAATCACATGAAATATGCGCGGATCCATGTTTGCTATCTTCTCTGGCCCTTGGGAGCGGGCATTGGGACGTTGCAGATGCACCACTGTCAGCTGGTTTGTATTGTAGGCCAAAACGATGTGGGAACGTGTAAAAaatgctacaacaacaacgagaaACCAAGAGTTAGCAAgattaaaaagaaaacgacAAAGTGGAATGAGTGGCTCAAAACAAAACATGGAAAGCTGCATAAGATAAATtcattcatatgtatgtatgctgGGTTTGGTATTCGCAACAAAACAAGTTGCcagattaattaaaaattacaataattgCATGAACATGCATGTGCGTGGCATCGGCGTTGGCGAAGGCGGCCCCCAACAAAAGCTGTGATCACTCTACAGGTGAGTttggtttgtgtgtgtgtgtgagaaacCTCAAGAGGCCTATGAAATGCAAATTTCTCCGACAACTGAATGTAAAGGTCTCCAAGAATATCTACAGAATATTATATACTCTATGAAAAATAGTACATTTTTTGGATCTCAAATCATAAAATGCGGGATATTTGCTCACAAAAGTATACAATAAAACAGTAAGAACTCCATTTTTAGAACATAGAAACAAGTTTTGGAATATTTTGTGAATGAAGTGGACAAGTTACAAGTTACAAGTTTTTCcagcctattgcata is drawn from Drosophila willistoni isolate 14030-0811.24 chromosome 2R unlocalized genomic scaffold, UCI_dwil_1.1 Seg167, whole genome shotgun sequence and contains these coding sequences:
- the LOC6642035 gene encoding 39S ribosomal protein L48, mitochondrial yields the protein MLRRLLPKVRQSLQVTNPLATAARKQSSSVYEPDYLESLKPKFPQYESLNVQIKGYDYPLLESYQRFLHGLAEYLDLDVSDCYALPPQHTQIQRLRPNSTVIEAEYKLTTYERSLQLSNVDAPVYPQFLRIAQAALPEGVQLSVHEHTDDFEERRYVPDKDLLDLKAELDRMGGPTTTKKK
- the LOC6642036 gene encoding WD repeat-containing and planar cell polarity effector protein fritz, giving the protein MLLSEAHFWTTQRDEVRIKSNDLGAFRYMRQRDVDQDLTSLAKRDYTERRNGLAVLKNSSRKSAGRLKDNLKKLEDLLRLHRVIHSEWQDAAQVLLLFANGIITHICVDIYTGDILRMVFEKYLVGKLAAEVITDAFFTRSHIVLAYNTNQLTVVHLQRPNARSQGPEKIANMDPRIFHVIIPGATERKLARHLTVNGSYDLFVVWTQSSQNEVYPWRPTVRDQDRANIHVFKIKGLQLESIAYCWSENDPLCVDFLRSSESQIITLEQKVSRKGDISAEICSYELATGKMQRTAITSIPMGTQICSFAFSPDQEKLFLGCVDRNICLHDLVQQTTKYSNQIEIVPNQCAWHCDSAMLCVANERSVLQCFDLALAPIGQQLISENVTPLSLLDLSHYFACQPMLMSIAFSRKPDLAGFNHTYAQTDCLLLLLYEHGPLGCVRVFGGAGMRGDIHNSGLTADVIADKYLRIQQPERAVNVLVSLNWETYGAMCLITLHKIANYIFFGGDQRRPRIELLVRALKTFAHTLSEDTKDEFSDQVYDLKRRFCFFLLRKNLFAEAFEIAHDIADYDLFMDLYNLTKCITSLGEFSQASFSQAAAIIHEEDRANGNLSLTCDLRSESACSQSTCSVQGQQQQQQQQTLKNYVPPLPSFKSKIFNAEMIKINIPKPELRPPLPKMSAASSMTLSRHTMKNPQANGNVWSQDVPDQTVGLPTTITSSPPPRPAPFTPLAATSAAPPSLPLPPAATYQPKFYQHPLVSGNIPAMLPTVTSEEYQKRLLLKKPTASILSNAAVSTTAATVNGDATPTAGTSKPSTVEKNKVKFSDTIQVAVVPEIPRKEKPLPPKRNGYSRPTARHLTNPKKELADSLPLCHPNDEYLKDFNPIQTNVMKPPTRRREEETKPKLSNSKNSASTSSSIKVVHFGVV